The nucleotide sequence GGCTTAACACAAAATGCTCATCTACAACCACAGACTCAGAGTAACCACCGAATGTTCTGGTTTCTTTAAAGTATTTATCTTTCCCATTGTAAGTTCCAGTGAATCCATTTTCGCAGAATTGTTCCAAATCCTTTTCACAACTATGACAAGTTCGGCAAGAATCTACCATACAACCTACGGCGACTAGATCTCCAACTTTGAATTTGGTAACATCGCTTCCCAAACTTTTCACTTTTCCAACAATTTCGTGACCTGGGACAGCCGGATAGACCGTTCCGCCCCAATCGTTTCTTGCGGTATGAAGGTCAGAATGGCAAACGCCACAGTAATAGATATCGATTTCGATGTCTTTTGGCTGAACTTCTCTTCTTTCTATGGTTAATAATTCCAGATCATTTTCGGCAGCTTGTGTTCCGAATGCTTTTATTGTACTTGTTTTCATTTTTTTTGAATAATTTTATAGGGTCAAATTTATTTTTAATGAGGTTGTTTGTTAATAGGTATTATCCTGTTTTTATTAATGTTTATACAATTTGGATTTTATACCTGTTGTTTTTTGCATCTTTTCGATATTCTCCAACGATACTTTTCGAAATAAAAACTGTACCGTTTGAAACAATAAATGAATATTCAACAGAAGTAATTAAATGGAATAAATTAGATTTTTTCAAAAATATTTTTGGAAACATCATTCTTTTTATTCCCTACGGTTTTTTAGGCATACTTTACCCAAAATTAAATCAATTCAGATGGATGGTCATCTCTTTTTTTATAATCATAAATATCTTGGAATTTTCTCAGTTCTACTTTAATCGCGGCATGGCAGATATAGATGATGTGATTCTCAATACGTCTGGTGCAATAATCGGTTTTTTCATCTACAAAAAATGGTTTTTCATCAAGGGCAGATAACTTTCATTTCTGTTCTTCTATTGGTTTGATGTTGTTCTTCTGAACAATCTATGCCATTAGTGCATTGATTCAGAAGCCGAGTTTCTCCATATCCGATTGGCTTTAGTCTTGTGTTACTTATTCCTTTGGAAACTAAATAATCCACTGCTGCATTGGCACGATTCTGCGAAAGTGTTTTATTATAATCATCAGAAGCTCGCGAGTCTGTATGAGAAAATAATTCTACGCTAATTTTGGGATTATCTTTCATAAACTGAACCAGCTTATTTAGTTCTGCCTTTGCATCTTCGCGGATAAAATATTTATCAAGGTCGTAATGAATATTCTTCAGGTTAATTTGCTTTCCACACGTTGTTTCTTCCATACAAACTTGGAGATTTAGAAAAAGTGTATTCGTTCTATCTACTTTTTTAGAAGTCACAATTTCTGTTTGGGAAAAGTAATTTCCTTTTTTACCATAAATAGTATAAGTCGAATTCTTGTTTGCTTTGAAATAAAATTTTCCGTCAGCATCTGTCTTTACTTCGTGATAGATTTCAGTTTCATTATTTTTTATAATAACAGTTACGTCTCGTAAAGGATTTTTAGAATTACAAATATTCACCTGACCTTTCACAAAAAACATTTCAGCATCGGTTGATATCTCTTTTTTGATGGTAGAATTTCTTACAAATTCATCTTTGTCTGCTTTATTGGAGGTGAGGTCTATATTATAGAGACTTCCTTTGATTTCGTAATTATCTGGTTTGATATTTTTGAAAAAAGCGACACCCTGCGAATTGGTTCTTGCAAAATAAATACGTTTCCCGTTTTTAAAAAGTTCTACAAAGGTATCAGGCAAAATTAAACCCGTTTCTTTATCTCGAGCAATAACTGATAAACCATAATTAGGTCCAGAACTACGATTCGGAATTCTAAAAGTCAAACCAGCAAAAACTCCAGCTGAATGGATCTCATGTTCAAGACTTTTATTTCTGATTTCAAGAGCTGAAGGATTGATATTATAACGATTGTTGTTTTCCGTAAAAGGAATATATCCCGCAACAGAATTATTTTTAATTTGATCATTAGCTTTAAAATGCTGAATATAATAACCACCAATATTCAGCCCAACATATTCTGAAAAAAACCAATTCAATTCAATCAGACCCTTTCCCGTTAGAATGTTTTTTTCGTTGTATCCATTATGAAAATTAAGAGTGTAATTATTTGCCATTACTGATGTTTCACCACCTTGGATATTAGAAATTCCGCCTTTTAATTTAAAAGCTAGACTCAGATTATCATTAATCACATATCGGAAGTTGGGACCAATTCCAAGAAATAACCTTTCAACATTATTCTCATTTAAATGGATATTAGAAAGTGGAGTAGTTCCGTTGTATAAATTTTCTGTTGGATAAGTATTCTTCGGTTTGTTTTTAAGATAATCGAAATCAATTCCAAGTCCAATCCAGTTGAAATAATAGTCAAAAGAGGTTCCTAGATTTAGATTGTACTTGTAATCTATGAATTTGGTTTGATTGTCATATGAAGGAAAATCCAAGCCGCCTCTCAGAGAAATATTTAGCTGTTGGTTATCGTACAAAGAATTCCTGAATTGACCGTTGATAGCTTGGAATAAAATGATAAAAACTAAAGTAATTAATTTTCCCATAATTTAATTTTCTTGGTTACGGCAAATTTATGCAACTGAAAGATAAATTAAAAAATGCCGGCTAAAAAACCGGCAATATATTTCAAAAACTAAACTTACTGTTTGATGATCTGTGTGATTTTCTGTGTGTTGTCATCCAAAAGATATCTCATTAGATATTTTCCCGGACGTAATTTGTCCAGCCTCAACTCGGCATTGTTACTGTTTATTGTATATTCTGCAACCTGTGCACCCAAAATCGAAAAGAAAGTGACGGTTTTGATTTTAGCAGAATCATCTTTTGATTTTAGGATTAGGACATCTTTTGTAGGATTTGGATAAGCTACAAGAATACCGTCATCCGATCTTTGTCCTCCGATGATACGAGTAGACTGAGCCTTCATTTCTCCCGAAAATCCAATTGAAACTACCGTAAATATAATAAAGAATAGAAATTTTTTCATTCGCTTTGGCGTGTATCTAAACAATTAATACAAATATATTTTAAATAAAATTTATATGCAATAGTCTATCCGCGAAAGTATAAGTAAATTTGCATAAAATTTTTAAAAAATGATTTCAAGAAACAGAAGACTAAGAGCCAACGATTCTATCAGAAGTCTAGTTCGTGAAACTAACCTTACAACAAACGATTTGGTGTTGCCAATGTTTGTTATGGAAGGTAATAACAAAAAAGAAGCCATTTCCTCGATGCCTGGTGTTTTTAGGCAAAGTTTAGATTTAACCGTACAAACTGTTAAAGAAAATTATGATTTGGGAATCAAGGCGGTCAATCTTTATATGAAGGTTTCAGATAACTTGAAAGATAATACAGGAAAAGAAGCTTGGAATCCAAACGGATTGATGCAAACCACTATCAAAGCTATCAAAGATGCAGTTCCTGGAGTTGTAATAATGCCCGATGTAGCGCTGGATCCATATTCAATGTATGGTCACGACGGGATTATCAAAAACGGAAAAATTGATAACGATTCTACGGTAGAAGCACTCACAAAAATGGGAATTTCACTAGCAGAAGCTGGAGCAGACATTTTAGCACCAAGTGATATGATGGACGGCCGCGTTTTGGCAATGCGAGAAGGTTTGGAAGAGAACGGATTTACAGATGTTGGAATTTTATCTTATGCAGCCAAATATGCAAGCGCCTTTTACGGACCTTTCAGAAGTGCTTTGGACAGTGCGCCTGTTGATGCCCAAGAAATTCCTGCTGACAAAAAAACTTACCAGATGGATTTTCACAACTCACGCGAAGCGATTGATGAAGCATTGAGAGATGTAGAAGAAGGCGCAGATATCATTATGATAAAACCTGGAATGCCTTATCTGGATATCGTTTCAAAAATCCGTGAACTCATCACGCAACCCATCGCTGTTTATCAAGTCAGTGGAGAATATGCAATGCTGAAAGCGGCTGCCCAAAACGGTTGGTTAGATAATGATAAAGTATTGATAGAAAGTTTAACCAGCATCAAACGCGCTGGAGCAGATATGATTTTTACGTATGCTGCACCAGAAGTTGCCAAACTTTTAAACAGATAAAAAACAAAAACTTTCCGTTAGTCCAACAAGACGCTGTTGAGTTAACGGAAAGTTTATAATCTAGATGGTAAATTTATTTTCTTCTTCTGAGTAATAAAACGGCGTTCAGAAAAATCAGAAGCAGATCCAAAGTTACCCAGATGCTCAGCTTTATATTATCGTATTTAAGTTTTGATACATTATCTGCCGCAATGGCTGACAGTTTCAGACTGTGATTGATGTAATTTCTTACCTCCACTATTTTATCCTCATTTTTGTTGGGAACAGCAATCTGCGAAAAATAAACCATCTTTTCTTTTCCGATATATCCAGCGACCCAAAATTCGTCGGATTTTTGCATATTAAGATATTCGATTCGGAAATATTCCGGGCGGATCTGCCCTAGGTGTATAGAACTGTAACTTTGGACACCATTATCATCCTGAACCCGAATAATATAAAAATCAATAGGCTGGGGAAGATAATTAATAACCTGTACGGCAAGCGAGTTTTCCAAAAACTGGGACACGCTTTTTTCTACAAACCAAAATGTAAAATAAGCAGCAGCAGAAATTGTAATTATAATTCTGGCGACCTTGCTCCACAGATTCCACTTTTCTGAACGAATCCCGGACAGAAAAAGCGCAATAATCAGAAAAATTAGTATGAGGAATATTATCATCCCCGCAAAGATAATAGTTTATCTCCAATTATAAATTGACATTCCACTCATTATAAAATTCTTCCAGAAATTGCAGCATAAACTGATGTCTATGATCTGCAATATTTTTTGCAGTATCTGTATTGAGAAGATCTTTCAGAAGTAGTAGCTTTTCGTAAAAATGGTTGATGGTAGTTCCGTTCGATTTTTTATATTCTTCCTTTGTTTGATTAAGTTTGGGTTTGATGTCAGGATGGTACATCAAATTGTTTTTATAGCCACCAAAATTGAAGGTCCTAGCAATGCCAATAGCGCCGATTGCATCCAGCCTATCGGCATCCTGCACTATTTTCAGTTCCAGAGGCAGGTTTTCCGGTGCGTCATTTCTGTTTTTGAAAGACATATTTTCTATGATAAAAATAACCTTCTCCATAACACTAGGATCGACATTCTGTTCTGTAAGAAAATTACGAACAATTTTTGAAGCCAATGTTTCATCACCATTATGGAATTTGGGGTCTGCGATATCGTGAAGAAGTGCAGCTAACTCAATTATCAGTTTATCTCCACCTTCCTTTTCCTGGATTTTAAGACTTAATTTCCATACACGTTCGATGTGAAACCAATCGTGTCCGGATTCTGTCCCTTCCAGTTTTTCTTTAACCAAGTTAATTGTTTCGTGTATTAGCTCCATTTTAAATTATTAGATTAAATTACAAATGTAGAGAATCCTTTTTGTACTAAATAATTGAAAAGTGTTTAATGATATTTTTTCAAATCTAGGTCATTGATGGTAAAACGGTTGCCTAATTCTAATATCAGTTGTCTGCTCATAATCTGTCCAGAAGGATTTTCCACAGTTTCCTGTTGTAGCTTCTGAAAAAGTTGACATGTCCTATTTCACCTTTCTCAGACTCCGAGGTATAAATGTGTCTGTAAGTAGGACGGAGATTTGCGTAAGTATTTTCGAGAAGAGATTTTACTCCCTTTTCGGTGAGCCACGCATCATCTTCTGCCCAGATGACCAAAACCTTTTGTCTCAATTTTTTTGAAAAATCCGCAGATTTTTCCAACAGATTGTTCGTTGATTTTTTATTCAGGATCAGGATTCTCCAATCAAAAGCGCTTCCGGAAGGCAAGCTTTCACCTAAGCCAAACCAACTGGCGGGAAAATAGCCTAAGAATGATGTAAACAGAGGCTGAACAATTCCGAAACCCAAATAAGCTTCTATTTTTGTTTTTAATCTGAGATTTCCTACAAAAGCATTTTGGGTACCGACAAAAATAAATTCTTCGAATATTTCCGAGTCTGGATTCATGCCTAAAATCAGTGCACCCACGGAATGACCGAGACAGTATTTTTTATAATCCTCAAAATTACTCTTGATATAATCGGTCAAGGCTTTGTAATCTGTAGTTCCCCAAACTCTCATAGATGCTTCGAAACCACGCATCTTGTCAGGCTTGGAAAGCCCGATGCCTCGATAGTCATACGTAATTACAGTAAAGCCGTGATCTGCAAAAAACTGCGCCACTGAAAAATAAATCTGCTGTTTAACACCAGTGGCCGAATTGATCAGTAAAACTTTTTGATTTGAAATCTGAGGTTCGAAAAGATGCGCTGCTAAGCTGTAATGGTCTTTTGTTAAAATGTCAATACGTTTCATCTAAAATGATATGAGCTAATCATTTTATAAAAGTAAAAAATATGACTGGCTAACAGGTTAGAATTTGATATGCAGGCAATATCAGTTTTGGAAATCTTCCAAGTATGGCAATCCTTTTTGAGAGCCTCTGTAATCTGCTGCCTTTAGCGCAACATCGTTCC is from Epilithonimonas vandammei and encodes:
- a CDS encoding VanZ family protein translates to MRLFVNRYYPVFINVYTIWILYLLFFASFRYSPTILFEIKTVPFETINEYSTEVIKWNKLDFFKNIFGNIILFIPYGFLGILYPKLNQFRWMVISFFIIINILEFSQFYFNRGMADIDDVILNTSGAIIGFFIYKKWFFIKGR
- a CDS encoding OmpA family protein, whose protein sequence is MGKLITLVFIILFQAINGQFRNSLYDNQQLNISLRGGLDFPSYDNQTKFIDYKYNLNLGTSFDYYFNWIGLGIDFDYLKNKPKNTYPTENLYNGTTPLSNIHLNENNVERLFLGIGPNFRYVINDNLSLAFKLKGGISNIQGGETSVMANNYTLNFHNGYNEKNILTGKGLIELNWFFSEYVGLNIGGYYIQHFKANDQIKNNSVAGYIPFTENNNRYNINPSALEIRNKSLEHEIHSAGVFAGLTFRIPNRSSGPNYGLSVIARDKETGLILPDTFVELFKNGKRIYFARTNSQGVAFFKNIKPDNYEIKGSLYNIDLTSNKADKDEFVRNSTIKKEISTDAEMFFVKGQVNICNSKNPLRDVTVIIKNNETEIYHEVKTDADGKFYFKANKNSTYTIYGKKGNYFSQTEIVTSKKVDRTNTLFLNLQVCMEETTCGKQINLKNIHYDLDKYFIREDAKAELNKLVQFMKDNPKISVELFSHTDSRASDDYNKTLSQNRANAAVDYLVSKGISNTRLKPIGYGETRLLNQCTNGIDCSEEQHQTNRRTEMKVICP
- a CDS encoding T9SS type A sorting domain-containing protein; the encoded protein is MKKFLFFIIFTVVSIGFSGEMKAQSTRIIGGQRSDDGILVAYPNPTKDVLILKSKDDSAKIKTVTFFSILGAQVAEYTINSNNAELRLDKLRPGKYLMRYLLDDNTQKITQIIKQ
- the hemB gene encoding porphobilinogen synthase gives rise to the protein MISRNRRLRANDSIRSLVRETNLTTNDLVLPMFVMEGNNKKEAISSMPGVFRQSLDLTVQTVKENYDLGIKAVNLYMKVSDNLKDNTGKEAWNPNGLMQTTIKAIKDAVPGVVIMPDVALDPYSMYGHDGIIKNGKIDNDSTVEALTKMGISLAEAGADILAPSDMMDGRVLAMREGLEENGFTDVGILSYAAKYASAFYGPFRSALDSAPVDAQEIPADKKTYQMDFHNSREAIDEALRDVEEGADIIMIKPGMPYLDIVSKIRELITQPIAVYQVSGEYAMLKAAAQNGWLDNDKVLIESLTSIKRAGADMIFTYAAPEVAKLLNR
- a CDS encoding HD domain-containing protein, producing the protein MELIHETINLVKEKLEGTESGHDWFHIERVWKLSLKIQEKEGGDKLIIELAALLHDIADPKFHNGDETLASKIVRNFLTEQNVDPSVMEKVIFIIENMSFKNRNDAPENLPLELKIVQDADRLDAIGAIGIARTFNFGGYKNNLMYHPDIKPKLNQTKEEYKKSNGTTINHFYEKLLLLKDLLNTDTAKNIADHRHQFMLQFLEEFYNEWNVNL
- a CDS encoding alpha/beta hydrolase family protein translates to MKRIDILTKDHYSLAAHLFEPQISNQKVLLINSATGVKQQIYFSVAQFFADHGFTVITYDYRGIGLSKPDKMRGFEASMRVWGTTDYKALTDYIKSNFEDYKKYCLGHSVGALILGMNPDSEIFEEFIFVGTQNAFVGNLRLKTKIEAYLGFGIVQPLFTSFLGYFPASWFGLGESLPSGSAFDWRILILNKKSTNNLLEKSADFSKKLRQKVLVIWAEDDAWLTEKGVKSLLENTYANLRPTYRHIYTSESEKGEIGHVNFFRSYNRKLWKILLDRL